One Mucilaginibacter ginkgonis genomic region harbors:
- the gldD gene encoding gliding motility lipoprotein GldD yields MLLQACSGNADYSPKPRGFYRIIYPKKSYREYTGGCPIDFQYPTYTFLEPDRRPDARPCWLDMQFPQFNATLHLSYQPVTSKKIFNQLVEDARTFAFKHTVKATAIDEGLIRYPDKKVYGIYYTIDGNAASSSQFFLTDSTRHYLRGSLYFNSQPRLDSIQPVLNFIKKDIDVMIKSFKWK; encoded by the coding sequence ATGCTTTTGCAGGCTTGCAGTGGCAACGCAGATTATTCGCCCAAGCCCCGCGGCTTTTACCGAATCATTTATCCCAAAAAAAGCTATCGCGAATATACAGGCGGCTGCCCAATAGATTTTCAATACCCGACTTATACTTTCCTGGAACCAGACCGCCGGCCGGATGCCAGACCATGCTGGCTTGATATGCAATTTCCGCAGTTTAACGCTACGCTGCACTTAAGCTATCAGCCCGTTACTTCAAAAAAGATATTTAACCAATTGGTTGAAGATGCGCGTACTTTCGCTTTTAAGCATACCGTTAAAGCTACCGCCATTGATGAAGGGCTGATCCGCTATCCTGACAAGAAAGTTTACGGCATCTATTACACCATCGATGGCAACGCGGCTTCATCATCGCAATTCTTTTTAACAGACAGCACCCGGCACTACCTGCGTGGTTCGTTATATTTCAATTCGCAGCCCAGATTAGACTCCATTCAGCCGGTGCTTAACTTCATCAAAAAAGATATCGATGTAATGATCAAAAGCTTTAAGTGGAAATAA
- a CDS encoding GIY-YIG nuclease family protein yields the protein MYILQCNNGSYYVGITNDLERRLYEHINGINDKAFTFDKRPLKLVFHYRFDNVNDAINFEKQIKGWRKEKKEALVNGDWHMLPDLSRTSKNKITNTKKL from the coding sequence GTGTACATTTTGCAATGCAACAATGGCTCATATTACGTTGGCATAACAAACGATCTGGAAAGGCGCTTATATGAACATATAAATGGTATAAACGACAAAGCCTTTACATTTGATAAGAGGCCATTGAAGTTAGTTTTTCATTATAGATTTGATAATGTTAATGACGCTATAAATTTTGAGAAGCAAATAAAAGGCTGGCGCAAAGAGAAAAAGGAAGCACTGGTTAATGGCGATTGGCACATGCTACCTGATTTATCTAGAACATCCAAAAATAAAATTACCAATACAAAAAAATTGTAG
- the rbfA gene encoding 30S ribosome-binding factor RbfA: MESKRQQKFAGVIQEDLAAIFQREGMNYLPNTLVTITKVRVTPDLAIARVFLSFFNNTNTAQSLAIVKQHASEIRYKLGARIKDQVRIIPQLEFFIDDTSEYVERMDRIFDKISKEDRQPDTE, encoded by the coding sequence ATGGAATCTAAACGTCAACAAAAATTTGCCGGTGTTATACAAGAAGACCTGGCTGCTATATTTCAGCGAGAGGGTATGAACTATTTGCCCAATACGCTGGTTACGATCACAAAAGTACGCGTAACGCCAGACCTGGCCATAGCACGCGTATTCCTAAGCTTTTTTAATAATACCAACACAGCACAGTCTTTAGCAATTGTAAAACAGCATGCTTCAGAAATACGCTATAAACTTGGTGCACGCATTAAAGACCAGGTGCGTATCATTCCACAATTGGAATTCTTTATAGATGATACCAGCGAATATGTTGAGCGCATGGACCGCATTTTTGATAAGATCAGCAAAGAAGACCGCCAGCCGGATACGGAATAG
- a CDS encoding four helix bundle protein, which yields MHNFKELKVWKAGISPSKIIFEITRDLPQAERFGLISQMTRAAVSIPSNIAEGCGRKSNKELYQFFSIAVGSSFELETQVILAREFKYITEEQLQITSNQIIEVQKMLHGFQKSLAS from the coding sequence ATGCATAACTTTAAAGAATTAAAAGTTTGGAAAGCAGGAATAAGCCCTTCTAAAATAATTTTTGAAATTACGAGAGATCTCCCTCAAGCAGAAAGGTTTGGTCTCATTTCCCAGATGACGCGTGCTGCGGTATCGATACCCTCCAATATTGCAGAAGGTTGTGGTCGCAAATCAAACAAAGAACTGTACCAGTTTTTTAGCATAGCGGTTGGGTCATCATTTGAACTTGAAACCCAAGTGATCCTTGCCCGTGAATTTAAATATATAACAGAAGAACAACTACAAATAACAAGTAATCAGATAATAGAAGTGCAGAAGATGCTTCACGGTTTTCAAAAAAGCCTGGCGTCCTAA
- a CDS encoding FtsX-like permease family protein, with the protein MNTSIYIAKRYLFSVKKMHAINIISGISMLGVFIGSAALVIILSVFNGLEGVILSLYNNFTPQLVIEPVKGKTFADNIAPFNKIKSDPAIFSYVEVLQERALLRYRNHQVIATMKGVGDGFLKNPRLDSIVLNGSFDLMSKNKEPLAVVGATVQGSLGINVNDPFSALQVYAPSRKAPLNSINPADEFVVRNITPIGIFSVQQDFDDMVIVPLSFMRDLLADSIEVSSVELNYKKGTNINKVQAEIQQQLGDGTYTVKNRYEQNTLLYKILHSEKWAVFIILSFVLVIAIFNIIGSLTMLVIDKKKDIAILSSLGAGKQLIKGIFFFEGMFISLVGCAGGIIAGLIFGLLQQHYGFIKMGGGLTVINAYPVAFKWTDFVLVLFTVTGIAVIASAISARLSVKGLDDFKQNL; encoded by the coding sequence TTGAACACCTCCATTTACATAGCCAAGCGTTACCTGTTTTCGGTAAAAAAGATGCACGCTATCAACATCATCTCTGGCATATCTATGCTTGGGGTTTTTATAGGCAGTGCGGCATTGGTTATCATTTTATCCGTGTTTAATGGGCTTGAGGGTGTCATCTTATCATTATACAACAATTTTACTCCTCAACTGGTGATCGAGCCGGTTAAGGGAAAAACTTTTGCTGATAACATAGCGCCATTCAACAAGATAAAAAGCGATCCCGCTATATTTTCTTACGTAGAAGTGCTGCAGGAGCGCGCCCTTTTGCGTTATCGTAATCATCAGGTTATCGCCACTATGAAAGGCGTAGGCGATGGCTTTTTAAAAAATCCACGGTTGGATAGCATTGTACTTAACGGCTCTTTCGACCTGATGAGTAAGAACAAAGAGCCGCTGGCAGTTGTTGGCGCTACCGTTCAGGGAAGTTTGGGTATCAATGTTAACGATCCCTTTTCAGCTTTGCAGGTTTACGCGCCCAGCCGTAAAGCACCGCTCAATAGTATTAACCCGGCTGACGAGTTTGTGGTGCGCAACATTACACCGATCGGCATATTCTCTGTTCAGCAGGATTTTGATGATATGGTCATCGTTCCGTTGTCATTTATGCGCGACCTGTTAGCAGACTCTATTGAAGTGTCCTCTGTAGAACTGAACTACAAAAAAGGCACTAACATCAATAAAGTGCAGGCAGAAATTCAGCAGCAATTAGGCGATGGCACATACACGGTGAAAAACCGTTACGAGCAGAACACCTTACTGTACAAGATCCTGCATTCAGAAAAATGGGCGGTATTTATCATCTTAAGTTTTGTATTGGTTATCGCCATTTTTAACATTATCGGCTCGCTCACTATGCTGGTGATAGACAAGAAAAAAGACATCGCCATACTAAGCAGCCTTGGCGCGGGTAAGCAGCTCATCAAGGGCATATTCTTTTTCGAGGGGATGTTCATTTCATTGGTAGGCTGCGCCGGCGGAATCATTGCCGGGCTCATATTTGGCTTGCTGCAGCAACACTATGGCTTTATAAAAATGGGCGGCGGGCTTACGGTGATCAATGCCTATCCGGTAGCGTTTAAATGGACAGATTTTGTCTTGGTGCTGTTTACAGTTACGGGCATAGCCGTCATTGCGTCTGCCATAAGCGCAAGGCTGAGTGTTAAAGGCCTGGACGATTTTAAGCAGAATTTATAA
- the metF gene encoding methylenetetrahydrofolate reductase [NAD(P)H], which produces MKITEHIANAKGRTLFSFELLPPLKGSSLQGIFNAIDPLMEFKPPFIDVTSSREDNAYKERGNGLLEKVTYRKRPGTVAVCAAIQHKYKVDTVPHLICGGFTKEETEYALIDLQFLGIDNVLVLRGDARKGDAGFIPTPGGHCYATDLLKQVTNMNEGIYLHEDQPSAYKTDFCIGVAAYPEKHFEAPNLKTDFKYLKQKIDGGANFIVTQMFFDNSKYKEFVTQCHENGINVPIIPGLKPITNLKQLVSLPKIFHIDIPEDLGDAIQACKNDNAVREVGIEWMINQCKELMEFGAPVLHFYTMGNAEPTKRIASALF; this is translated from the coding sequence ATGAAAATAACCGAACATATCGCAAACGCCAAAGGCAGAACACTTTTTTCTTTTGAGTTGCTGCCGCCGTTGAAGGGCTCAAGCTTACAAGGCATCTTTAACGCTATTGACCCGTTAATGGAGTTTAAACCGCCGTTTATTGATGTTACCTCATCACGCGAGGATAACGCTTACAAGGAACGTGGTAATGGGTTGCTTGAAAAGGTAACTTATCGCAAGCGCCCGGGAACAGTGGCAGTATGCGCGGCCATACAGCATAAATATAAGGTAGACACCGTTCCGCATTTGATCTGCGGCGGGTTTACCAAAGAAGAAACAGAATACGCGTTGATAGACCTGCAGTTTTTAGGCATAGATAACGTATTGGTGCTGCGTGGGGACGCCCGTAAAGGCGACGCCGGTTTTATTCCCACTCCGGGAGGGCACTGTTATGCAACCGACCTCTTAAAACAGGTAACCAATATGAACGAGGGTATTTACTTGCATGAAGATCAGCCTTCGGCCTATAAAACAGATTTTTGTATTGGAGTGGCTGCTTATCCCGAGAAACATTTTGAGGCCCCTAATTTAAAGACCGACTTCAAATATCTTAAACAGAAAATAGATGGAGGGGCAAATTTTATTGTTACCCAAATGTTTTTTGACAACAGTAAGTATAAAGAATTTGTAACCCAATGCCACGAAAATGGTATAAATGTACCTATTATCCCGGGACTAAAACCAATTACTAACTTAAAGCAATTGGTTAGTTTGCCGAAGATATTTCACATTGACATACCCGAAGATCTGGGCGATGCTATACAGGCCTGTAAGAATGACAATGCCGTGCGTGAAGTTGGCATTGAATGGATGATCAACCAATGTAAAGAGTTAATGGAGTTTGGTGCACCGGTGCTCCACTTTTATACTATGGGTAATGCAGAACCTACCAAGCGCATCGCTTCGGCATTATTTTAA
- a CDS encoding TonB family protein: MLKHIGFIVFVCCLTLRSTAQPVFKGGQPALDNFITTKIVYPEYSRQNCIAATIKVAFRLDAAGKVDTAYVQDGPGIDLDEEAVRIVRMTSGKWTVPNTYAIGAVIVIPITFTPDYSRCNNVTNQSRQAAIANYKAQEQLQDAITNYYKNKYQGKGDPNVEKQITALKIQLGYDDSFINDLLDQANQKFKQGDKAGACKDWNFIRNIGSDKADSFIAKNCR; the protein is encoded by the coding sequence ATGCTTAAGCATATCGGTTTTATAGTTTTCGTTTGTTGTTTAACTCTCAGGTCTACTGCGCAGCCTGTATTCAAAGGCGGGCAACCCGCGCTGGATAATTTCATCACCACAAAAATTGTTTACCCCGAATATTCGCGTCAGAACTGCATTGCCGCCACAATAAAGGTAGCGTTTAGACTAGACGCTGCAGGAAAAGTTGACACCGCTTATGTACAGGACGGGCCGGGAATTGATCTGGATGAGGAGGCAGTTCGCATTGTCAGAATGACATCGGGCAAATGGACAGTGCCAAACACTTATGCCATAGGTGCCGTCATCGTAATACCCATCACCTTCACCCCTGATTATTCAAGATGCAATAATGTGACAAATCAAAGCCGCCAGGCAGCCATTGCCAATTACAAAGCGCAAGAACAATTGCAGGATGCTATTACCAACTATTACAAAAATAAGTACCAGGGCAAAGGCGATCCCAACGTAGAAAAGCAAATCACCGCTTTGAAAATACAGCTGGGGTATGATGATTCTTTTATAAATGATTTACTGGACCAGGCCAATCAAAAATTTAAACAAGGCGACAAGGCAGGTGCCTGCAAAGATTGGAACTTTATACGCAACATTGGCAGCGATAAGGCAGATTCCTTTATTGCCAAAAATTGCAGATAA
- a CDS encoding shikimate dehydrogenase family protein, giving the protein MKIYGIIGYPLGHSFSKKYFTDKFQHEKIDARYEVFPMESLDNFDEFLERNPNICGLNVTIPHKVSMLKHTDWLGSIAKEIGAVNCLRISNESPVAAALSGEVGFGGKDFLVEGFNTDAYGFERSLKPFLTSAHDKALILGDGGAAKAVKYVLAKLGIPYVCVTRKKLPGNLLFSELDQEIMESRKLIINTTPLGTSPDVDTCPSIPYEYLGGSHLLYDLVYNPELTLFMQKGAEKGAVVKNGYEMLVLQAERSWEIWNSKGLNP; this is encoded by the coding sequence ATGAAGATCTACGGCATAATAGGTTACCCCCTTGGACATTCTTTTTCCAAAAAATACTTTACAGATAAATTTCAGCACGAAAAGATAGATGCCCGCTACGAAGTTTTTCCAATGGAAAGCCTGGATAATTTCGACGAGTTTCTGGAGAGAAATCCGAACATATGCGGACTCAATGTAACCATTCCGCACAAGGTGAGCATGCTAAAACATACTGATTGGCTGGGCAGTATAGCTAAAGAAATTGGCGCCGTTAATTGCCTGCGTATATCCAACGAAAGCCCGGTCGCTGCCGCGCTTAGCGGCGAGGTTGGTTTTGGCGGTAAAGACTTTTTGGTAGAGGGTTTCAATACCGATGCCTATGGTTTTGAACGCTCACTAAAGCCATTCCTCACTTCTGCTCATGACAAGGCATTGATCCTGGGCGATGGTGGCGCGGCTAAAGCGGTTAAATATGTTCTGGCTAAATTGGGCATCCCTTATGTATGCGTAACCCGTAAAAAGCTGCCGGGAAATTTGTTATTTTCAGAGTTAGACCAGGAAATTATGGAAAGCCGTAAACTCATCATCAACACCACTCCTCTCGGCACCAGTCCCGATGTTGATACCTGCCCATCTATCCCCTATGAATACCTTGGCGGCTCACATTTACTTTACGACTTGGTTTACAATCCCGAACTTACGCTGTTTATGCAAAAAGGTGCAGAGAAAGGCGCTGTTGTGAAAAACGGATATGAAATGTTAGTATTGCAGGCAGAAAGATCATGGGAGATTTGGAATTCAAAAGGGCTAAATCCGTAA
- a CDS encoding phosphosulfolactate synthase yields MNFFLDMLPQRAEKPRGNGLTMMMDKGLGLHAIEDLLDMSAQYIDVVKLGWATSYVTNKLGEKLRLYRHANIPVYFGGTLFEVFLIRNQFDEFLRTLEKFDMTHCEISDGSMSIPHDKKCEYIYQVSKHVTVISEVGSKDAQNVYTPDEWVKYMQAELQAGSWKVIAEARESGSVGIYGDGGRVRDEVIDSIVTNVPQDKIIWEAPHKEQQAWFIKQLGANVNLGNISCADIIPLETLRLGIRSDTFDTFL; encoded by the coding sequence ATGAATTTTTTCCTGGATATGTTACCTCAACGTGCAGAAAAACCACGTGGCAATGGCCTCACCATGATGATGGACAAAGGCTTAGGCTTGCATGCCATTGAGGACCTGCTTGACATGAGCGCCCAATACATTGACGTTGTAAAATTAGGCTGGGCTACTTCATATGTAACCAACAAGCTGGGAGAGAAATTAAGGCTGTACCGCCATGCAAACATCCCCGTTTATTTCGGTGGTACGCTGTTCGAAGTTTTTTTGATACGTAACCAGTTTGATGAGTTTCTTCGCACGCTGGAGAAGTTTGATATGACGCATTGTGAAATTTCAGACGGATCGATGAGCATACCGCATGACAAAAAGTGTGAATATATTTATCAGGTAAGCAAGCACGTCACTGTCATATCCGAAGTCGGTTCAAAAGATGCGCAAAACGTCTACACCCCCGATGAGTGGGTAAAATACATGCAAGCCGAGCTACAGGCCGGTTCATGGAAGGTAATTGCCGAAGCCCGCGAAAGCGGCAGCGTTGGCATATATGGCGATGGCGGCCGGGTACGCGACGAGGTGATCGATAGCATTGTGACGAATGTACCGCAGGATAAAATCATCTGGGAAGCGCCGCATAAGGAGCAGCAAGCATGGTTCATTAAGCAGTTGGGCGCAAATGTAAATTTAGGCAACATCAGTTGTGCCGACATTATTCCGCTTGAAACATTACGCTTAGGCATCCGCAGCGATACTTTTGATACTTTTCTTTAG
- a CDS encoding peptidoglycan DD-metalloendopeptidase family protein encodes MSQLAYYVGANPSAVSKVVEFNEGIDKFFCFDFTADNKDLDTVDFGDQASFTHYIDHTLQKHDCRFGIGGYMEHRAIYKRSALFNTEEEPRRLHLGIDFWAPAGTAVYSPLDGKVHSFADNNHFGDYGPTIILEHCLDGLTVYSLYGHLSRKSLDGLHQGKTISSGQKIATLGEWAENGSWPPHLHFQLMFDMQGMAGDFPGVGRFSEKEIQQQNIPDPAIILQIPQATIMR; translated from the coding sequence ATGAGCCAGCTAGCGTATTATGTCGGAGCAAATCCGTCTGCCGTCAGCAAAGTTGTCGAGTTTAACGAGGGTATCGACAAATTCTTTTGTTTCGATTTTACAGCGGATAATAAAGATTTGGATACTGTCGATTTTGGAGACCAAGCATCCTTTACACATTATATAGACCATACCCTGCAAAAGCACGATTGCCGCTTTGGCATTGGCGGGTATATGGAGCATCGCGCCATTTACAAGCGCAGTGCGTTATTTAATACCGAAGAAGAACCCCGCCGCCTGCATCTTGGGATAGACTTTTGGGCACCAGCGGGAACAGCGGTTTACTCGCCGCTTGATGGTAAAGTGCACAGCTTTGCAGATAACAACCACTTTGGGGATTACGGCCCCACAATTATCCTGGAACATTGCCTTGACGGCTTAACCGTATATTCTTTATACGGTCACCTTAGCCGCAAAAGTCTCGACGGTTTGCATCAGGGCAAGACAATTTCATCAGGTCAAAAAATAGCCACCCTTGGCGAATGGGCAGAGAACGGCAGCTGGCCACCTCACCTGCATTTTCAGCTGATGTTTGATATGCAGGGAATGGCAGGTGACTTTCCCGGTGTGGGTAGATTTTCAGAAAAAGAAATACAACAACAAAATATTCCTGATCCCGCTATCATTTTGCAAATACCGCAAGCAACTATAATGCGCTAA
- a CDS encoding tetratricopeptide repeat protein has translation MDEEFEYGFTEDPKFSVERYEEMIRNHDQYFFDAQAFENIIDYYIEKNDPAKAIQVVEYAKNQHPFAAIFLIKQAQLLVVTNRMSEAFAALDKAEMLEASEADIYVIRGNLYENLERYDEALENYEKALNMAEEQDDILLHIAYVHQNMGDYETAISYLKRCLEYNMENQDALYELAFCYDVMDNQAESVQFYEQYIDNEPYSYAAWYNLGNAFTKMGLFEKAIDAYDYAILIKDSFASAYFNKGNALVNLEKYQDAIDVYRQTFEYEQPNGDTYCAIGECYEKLEQMDEARSFYKKAVKMDPKLADAWFGIGVTLDFEERYFEALHFYKKALDLDALNADYWFAIADSEYKLGNLQKAEDAYEKVVELNPLDVDAWLDYSSIMYEQERLVDAIEVMALAIKNNPEAAELYYRIVAYLFAKGDYNDALTNLELALNTDPDKHFILFEYLPQLQQNKVILDIIARYTK, from the coding sequence ATGGACGAAGAATTTGAATACGGTTTTACCGAGGATCCTAAGTTCTCTGTTGAGAGATACGAAGAGATGATCCGAAACCATGATCAGTACTTTTTTGATGCACAAGCCTTCGAGAACATTATTGATTACTATATAGAAAAGAACGACCCGGCAAAGGCCATACAAGTGGTAGAATATGCCAAAAACCAGCACCCTTTCGCGGCCATCTTTTTAATAAAACAGGCACAGCTGCTGGTGGTGACTAACCGAATGTCTGAGGCTTTTGCCGCGTTAGACAAGGCAGAAATGCTGGAAGCTTCTGAAGCTGATATCTACGTGATCCGTGGTAACTTGTATGAAAACCTGGAACGGTATGACGAGGCTTTGGAGAATTATGAGAAGGCACTGAATATGGCCGAAGAGCAGGATGATATCTTGCTGCACATCGCTTACGTTCACCAGAATATGGGCGATTATGAAACTGCCATATCTTACCTAAAACGCTGCTTGGAATACAACATGGAAAACCAGGATGCCCTTTATGAACTGGCTTTTTGCTACGACGTAATGGATAACCAGGCAGAGAGCGTGCAGTTCTATGAGCAGTACATCGATAACGAGCCTTACAGTTATGCAGCCTGGTATAATTTGGGTAACGCGTTTACAAAAATGGGGCTGTTTGAGAAGGCTATAGATGCTTACGATTATGCTATCCTGATAAAGGACAGCTTCGCCTCAGCTTACTTTAATAAAGGTAACGCTTTGGTTAACCTCGAGAAATATCAGGACGCCATAGATGTTTACCGCCAAACCTTTGAGTACGAACAGCCTAACGGCGATACTTATTGTGCCATTGGCGAATGCTATGAAAAGCTGGAGCAGATGGACGAGGCCCGCTCTTTTTATAAGAAAGCTGTTAAGATGGATCCAAAACTTGCAGATGCCTGGTTTGGTATCGGCGTGACTTTGGATTTCGAAGAGCGCTATTTTGAGGCACTACACTTTTACAAGAAGGCTTTAGACCTCGACGCGCTGAATGCAGATTACTGGTTCGCTATCGCGGATTCTGAATATAAGTTGGGTAACCTGCAAAAGGCCGAAGATGCCTATGAAAAAGTAGTGGAACTAAACCCGCTGGATGTTGATGCCTGGCTGGACTACTCATCTATCATGTATGAGCAGGAGCGCTTGGTTGACGCTATTGAGGTGATGGCCTTGGCGATTAAGAACAATCCTGAAGCGGCGGAGCTATATTACCGTATAGTGGCTTATTTATTCGCGAAAGGCGATTATAACGATGCCCTCACCAATTTAGAGCTGGCATTAAACACCGACCCCGACAAGCATTTTATCTTGTTTGAATACCTGCCACAGTTACAGCAAAACAAAGTGATACTGGATATCATTGCCAGGTATACTAAATAA
- a CDS encoding MBL fold metallo-hydrolase produces MIQRFTNNPFEENTYILYDDSGECAIIDPGMETAAEQNAVVNFITQNKLKPVLLLNTHCHIDHIIGNKFVFDQYGLKPQYHIGEQPLVDEAPSRAQVFGIRYELSPKPDHYLPESGQITFGNTTLDLIFAPGHSPAHLCFYDKADNILVGGDVLFRNTVGRTDLPGGNHALLIKNIEEKLFTLPDDCTVYPGHGPETTIGYEKANNPYF; encoded by the coding sequence ATGATCCAACGCTTCACTAATAACCCTTTCGAGGAAAACACCTATATCCTTTACGATGATAGCGGCGAATGCGCCATCATAGATCCCGGTATGGAAACCGCCGCCGAGCAGAACGCGGTGGTTAATTTTATCACTCAAAATAAACTCAAGCCGGTTTTACTACTCAACACACATTGCCACATCGACCACATAATCGGTAATAAATTTGTATTCGATCAGTATGGTTTAAAGCCGCAATACCACATTGGCGAGCAGCCGTTGGTAGACGAGGCACCGTCGCGGGCACAAGTGTTTGGTATTAGATATGAACTTTCGCCCAAGCCGGATCATTACCTTCCGGAAAGCGGACAGATCACCTTTGGTAATACTACACTCGATTTGATATTCGCACCCGGCCACTCCCCCGCCCATCTGTGCTTTTATGATAAGGCAGATAACATATTAGTCGGCGGCGATGTACTGTTCCGAAACACCGTAGGCCGCACAGACCTGCCCGGCGGTAACCACGCCTTGCTCATCAAAAACATCGAGGAAAAACTTTTTACCCTTCCGGACGATTGTACCGTTTACCCGGGCCACGGGCCCGAGACTACTATTGGATATGAAAAGGCGAACAATCCGTATTTTTAA